CCCCTGGACCCTGCGCACGAGCCACCTGAAGAAGGCAGCACCTGTGCGTGACTCTAATGATGCAACCCTCACGTTTCTGTTACTAGGCCTCTAACCATCGAAccaccccttgaaccagcccctccagcgcccttctaggaccctaaggacctaacctagcccagcccaaagcccctggccgagcccacaATCCATCTGCGCGAGCTGTCCACCTGCGCCTCTCGCATGCATCCTCTCGGGTAGGAGTATTtcttggcaaggactcctcccagcccacttactcgagtcctagcatggctaggactctttccttGACTCCCCCTTGGTCTTAGCTCGGTCCTGGTCCCAACCAAACCCAAGCTAAGCCCCCAACTCGTGAAAACCGAACCATAAGATCATCCCATGACAGATTTGGTATAGCTTTGCGTGTTCTGTTTCTTGCAGGGTTTGTGGCTGGTTCTAGGACTCTAAATTCATGAAAACAATGCTTGAACAtaacctatatcatggcagccccttacacaaTACAAATACATGATTTTGGTAAACAAAAACTCAAGTTTAGAACCCATGTGCAtgcaatttcgaaaataattatcatggctcttgatttttcattcaaaacatgcaataaatcataatatggtgtgatagatgagtaaaagaagaaatattgcgtgcctttgcgttttaaacacacgaaaaaccgttgacgacgaagaacgacgacgacgaGGGCCTACACTTGATTTCTCTTCAAGCTTTTCGAAAACTTTCTCTTCCAAAAAtctggtgtgtgccgtgtaaaaCTTTGCAAGGGAGAGTTTGATTTGTTGGGGGAAGTGGGACGTGTGCTTTAGGGATTAGGGGGTGGGTTATGGGGTTTAATTGTATaatatatagtttaattaaacactaatcaaGCCTTGGCCCACTAagaggttaattaggcccattagtacttaattaaaatattaaaaataatttaatttaactaagtttgtgaatttattagccgggttgccaaaacgctcgcatttttgttaaaaatccaacaccaataaaaattacgtcccggcgtataaaatcaccttaaaaccccatttcttcaaaattaataaaaaagcatcacccatattttaaataattaaaaacatttatttaataaaatcattttccatttttttttttgctatcggtcttcgttcctcgatcgcaactcgaataaccttttaaaaataaattttaatgcaaccatgtagaaaaatatattttaaacatgtaaaaatgcaccacataattaattaatgcaattaaatcatttaattaaaatacaagggaatttaataattgcatacatgtggtttgcgtggacctttaaattttcggggcgttacatttgaggcccggggccgaagagggcggggggtgatcgccggtgccatcagttgcacggacaatgagcggctcctggcaggcttctaggtggagggaacatgaataaaccgatcccacaccggaatgagagggattctgagactgttcaatgtaatgaactgtacagttgaagagggcttaaaagatttgatttgtactactcatatcacgaaggtgcatcttcttttcagtagctcatcacataagaattccaaagttaagcgtgcttgacttggggcaattttgggatgggtgacctcctgggaagtttcctaggtgcgtgtgagtgaggacataagcacgctggaaagaccagtcttgatacagtgaggacagtcatcgAATCTGGAGGGCGTCACACTCCATAACTTCAATACAAATACTACCGCtacaagctcaagatcatgagtggggtagtttttctcgtgaacaTTCAACTGCCTCGACACATAGGATATAACTcagtcattttgcatcagaactgcacccaaaccaagtttagaagtgtcggtataaagaacatactctccttgccccaatggcatagataacactgacgctgaaatcaaggcttgcttcaacttgtcaaaactatcttggcactcagatccccatacaaactttgcattattttttgtcaaggcggtcatgtgcaccgcaatagatgagaatccctaAATGAACTTTCGAtgatagccagctagtcccaagaaacttcgAATCTCGGttacactcttcggtactgaccattctttcactgcctcaacttttcttggaTCAGCTTCAAAtccatctctagaaatgatgtggcctaagaacgccactttatcaagccaaaacttaCATTTGCTGAATTTCGCAAACAActtcctatcttgcagtacttgcagtgcGGTCCTCAAATaccgactatgctcctctttactcttcgaatagatcaaaatTTCATCGATGAAGACTATAAAAAACTGATCTAGATacagctgaaatacgcgattcatgagatccatgaagatcgttggcgcattggtcaacccaaatggcatgaccataaactcatagtggccatatcgagtcctaaatgctgtcttatgaacatcggactctctcaccttcaactgatggtatccagaacgaagatcaatcttcgagaataTCGATACTctttgcaactgatcaaataagtcttcaattctCGATAGAGGATACTAATTCTTGATAatgactctattcagctctcgataatcaatataaagtcgcataccatctttcttcttcacaaataataccgatGCGCCCCACGGAGAGTAACTAGGACGAATAAAACACTtttctagcaattcttggattttatcttttaattctttcctTTCAgagggtgctagacgataaggtgctttagaaataggcACAGTGCGCGACATCaattcaatagaaaattccacctcatgGTCAGGAGGAATGTCAGATACGTCTTCAGGAAAGacactaggaaagtctctgacaataTCGGCATCCTTtaacttctgactgataggagcatgtgctgtagcgacacatgctagaaagcttggcatcctcgtctcataagtctcctcgcacatagacaagagataatgtgcggcatttgcttgttcctcgcCGTCTCAGAGACAAAAGATTTCCCATTAAGccgtcgaatagacactgatctctgacggaaatctatcgaagctGAATTCGCTGATAACCAGTCCATACtgatgtcaaattcaggcatagggagtacgataagatctgtccgaaccacatctttatataaacgaagctccagattcttcacaataCTAGACGTGATTATTTGGTCAtcagaaggaatagaaactttgaaacccaatccCATATCCTCAGGTGTAATATTCATTCGCTTAACGAAAGTCTCggatatgaaagaatgtgtagctctcGAATCCAGCCATGCATAgatagctacacctagaatgaatatTCTCCCTGAGTCGAAAACGTTTTAGATTACTCGGgttgaagcttaaggaatttGTGTCAATAATTtcccaaaaatttcaagaaGATGATTGATTGGACCCTACCGtttctagaaaaatttataatttccctATTTCTGATTAATTACATTTAGAACCttcaattatttgaaattttcattttagtcCCCAGAAATTTTTGAATATTGCAAATTGACCCTTTTAAAGTTTCGGAATTTTCGATTTTGgcccataatttcgaaaattacactTTTGGTCCTTACATTATCGGAAACTACAATTTAGCCCCTAGATTTCGGTTAATTGCATTTTGGTCCTTCTATTTCGAGAATTTGCATTGTTGCCCCTAAAGTTtcgagagttgcatattaaCCCTTCCTAAATTTCTAAAAAACACAATTGTGCACCAAGTTATGACTTTGCTCAATTTTTGGCCATTAAACTTTTTATTTAGAATTATTACGTCCTTTACACAAACTAAGGCTCAAAAATCAAATCTAATTTCTATGGTTTCCATCATCATTCCATaattccaactaaggtagagcatgcagCCTAATTTCTACTAGGTTATCTTGATCCCAAAttcaaatctcataaccagtttAATATTTCACgcaataaaagcaatataaaaatattaaataactaggttCCGGTGATAAGAGTCGTTTCTGCCTACtcggcatgcataacataagctcttcCCACAATAGGTGCATTCTTCTTCTGGCAATCAGCAGCTTTTTGCCTTTCCttcttgcatatgaagcatctaaaagatccccacatgcacttgccataatgtaagcgattgcactccttgcatggttgcctctccGCAGGTTTCGATGCTCCAGGTTGTGGTGGCTTTGGTGGTCCTGGCTTCTTTGCTTGACCTTGGAGTTTTTGatgcccttgaggtctaggaggccCCATGTACAGCTTTTTACTCGGCTGAGAATTCTGCTGGTGGTGTTGTCTTTTACGCTGCATGTCAAAATCAATCTCGTTCAAAGCTTGATCGGCTTGAAATGCATAGGCAATGGCAGCAGCATAATCAAGGGACGCATCATCATCATGTCACGACATATAGCTGGTCGTAGACCACCTAGAAAATGTCTCATCTTCTCAATAGAGTCCCTAGCAATAAGGGGTATAAAGTGACAACTCctatcaaacttcctcacaaactcagccacagaaGTATCTctctgacggagagtcataaattccctcttcaatCGTCCTCGGACGTCAGCAGTGAAGtacttttcataaaatatttcctTGAATCGAGTCCAAGTAAGAGTAGCGATATCAATACCATGTtctgctccttcccaccataaagaagcatcatctcTAAACATGTAAGTGGCACAACTAACTCTATCAGTGTCTCCCATATTCAAATAGTGAAAGTGAATCTCAAGTGCTCGAATCCAAGCCTCAGTAGCGAATGGATCgatggtgccagaaaattccttcggacctagcctccggaactaaTCATAAATGTGTTGTGGCTTAGGAGCCTGCTGAAACTGTCGCTCAAAGAAACGAGTTATGCCCTCCAGTGCGCACGTAGCAGCATCCCAATTAGGAGGTGGGGATGCATTAACACTACGATCCTCCACATTCTCTGTCTCTCCATCAGCAATAggtgcgcgtctaggaggcattatatctgaatgtTTTGTAAATCTaacataaccaacatgcatttaaatctaagttttctaatcatgtaacATATTCTAATCCATTTTTAGCGATTTCTAAGCATATAAAACACATTCTCAGAAAGcgattaaacatgtgacgtaaaaatataattcatgtaatcatgcaggtatta
This window of the Primulina tabacum isolate GXHZ01 chromosome 12, ASM2559414v2, whole genome shotgun sequence genome carries:
- the LOC142520279 gene encoding uncharacterized protein LOC142520279, whose protein sequence is MPPRRAPIADGETENVEDRSVNASPPPNWDAATCALEGPKEFSGTIDPFATEAWIRALEIHFHYLNMGDTDRVSCATYMFRDDASLWWEGAEHGIDIATLTWTRFKEIFYEKYFTADVRGRLKREFMTLRQRDTSVAEFVRKFDRSCHFIPLIARDSIEKMRHFLGGLRPAICRDMMMMRPLIMLLPLPMHFKPIKL